The Leopardus geoffroyi isolate Oge1 chromosome C1, O.geoffroyi_Oge1_pat1.0, whole genome shotgun sequence sequence AGGACAGCATTCCACAATGGTCACCAATCCCACAGCGCTGGAGAACCTCTGGGGTCCAACAAGGTCCATCAGTGTTTCGAATAATACGGAGCTAAACCACCCAAATGCAAATCCAAGGAATCCCGCAtagacacagaacccaatgtagCTGGAGGATAAAGGTGCTAGCAGATGACACACTCCATTTGCAATAATAGAAGCAGCAAAAAAGTACTGAACTCGAGGTCTTATCCACTTTGTGTTGGCTACAAGTCCCATAGAAGGTCTGGCTACAATATCGACAAAAgacagaatggaaagaaggaaggcagccTTCTCACTAGAGTAATGTTTACTCTTGCCATAATTACTAAGAAAGACTAAAGGAGTAGCCAGCCCAAAAGCCATCACCACATTCCCAGAGAGGTATAGTAGAAAGCCTCTGTGGGTAAACAGGGATAAGTCTATaactttgttaattctttgaaaaactgaTTGTTTCTTGTCTTTGGGATTTCTGCCATTAAAATCTGTACTTGCATTATTTGTCCCCTTTTCTACATCAGATCTTCCAGCATCCTGAAGGGATTCTTTAGACCTGTCTTTCCCTGCATTCGTTGGCAGGGGCCCTATTGGTCGCATCAGGGCACCAGCTACACAGCAGTTTAGTAGGAGGCCCCCAAGAATTAGGAAGCTTCCTCTCCAGCCAAAGATACCGAAGAAAGCCTGATTGAGGGGGGCCAGGGTAGAGAGGAACACAGGGCTGCCTGCCATGGCCAGTCCATTTGCCAATGGTCGCCTCTTGTAGAAATACTTGCCAATCATGGTCAGAGCCGGATTCAAGTTGAAGGCAAGCCCAAGACctgtggaggggaggaaaagaattACATACCAGAATAAATGTCAGAAACATATTTGTTATTGATCAACTAGACAAAATGAATGGCAGGAGGTCAAAATCATCATTGTAAGAGAGGTGATTATAACTAGTAAGTAGATGATTAAGTGGGCTGCTATTGAATAAATACAGACATAAAGTCTCTTTATGCAGCAAATACTAGATTtataatataacattaaaataattctttgataTTAGCAACAATAAGAATAATATATGTAGACTCCTTAGTTTAATTTCATAATTTAGGGAATTGAAAACAAAGAGAGGATAAATCTCATAAATTCAGGAAGTAAGACATAAGTGGAGGGGCTGAggtcagaaaaggaagaaagagggagggatggaaagagagagaaaacattttgggaCAGTAAAACACAACACTGTGAAGATGCTAATACACCTTAGTAAATCCATTAATGTAATGTAATTTCTATGAGAATGCTAACGTATTCAATTTTTCAGATGAGGTAGAATGACTCTAAAATATACCCGGAGAACAAATGCATTAGAAGTATTCAAAAAGGGTAAATAATTGGTGGGACCAACActaacagatatataaatatttgctacaGTTACAGCTACAGTAATTAGAACAGTGTGCACTTAgtcaaaaggaaaaactgatcAATGAAATTGGGCAAAAAGtccagaaacagaaccaaaagatacatttaaataaatagggAAGAGTAGATTTTTCAGCCAATGGAGCTGAGACAAGTATCCCAATAACCTACTAAGTGTTCTCccattcttcctcccttcccgGGGAAACCAGACTAGAATGCCACCCATTCAGTCTCTCCACTGACTGCCATCCACAGCTCTTCGCCCTGGATTAGGAAGCACCATGATTTGGCCCTTCCCTACCTCCCTACCCACATCTCAGTATATTCTCAGACATGCTGAGGGCATCTGTTCCTCTAGATTTTCACAAAACCTAGAGGAAGAACTCCTACTTATCATTCACATCTCAACCCAAGATAACCCATTGAGAGGCCTTCCCTTTAGGGGTCATTCAATCCTTCAACAAAATTCTCTGTTTTAAGTTTTTGCAAAGCACTTCTCACTAGCTAAtatgtatttatctattcatttatttgttggtCTGTTTATTGTCTGCTTCTCTCCACTACAAAGGAAGAACCTTGTCTGTCATGGTGACTCTATCCCCACAGAGCTTGGAAACAGTCCCTGACATATCAatagggactcaataaatatttattgaatgaattaataaatgaagtaATGAACAGGCTGAATAGCCAAGTGAGAACAATTAAGTTCTGTTCGTTCCTTATGTTATTCACATGCTCTAGatggattaaaatatttaaatgtttaaaatgttcatgAATGTAGTCAAAGTACAGATCCAAAAAGATGATACCTGTTATTGGCATTATCTCACATCCTGCAGGTCGGACTGCACATTATTATAACCTTTCTAAAACAGTATCAAAAACCACATCAAAAACTTTTTCCCTGAGTAATTTTACTTCTAAAATGTGTCCTATGGAAATTATCATGTTCACAAAGATGTATAGAGAAGTACTATCATATAAATATGGTTTATTAAtagtgaaaaatataaacaacctaAAGGTCTTTCTATTCCAGAATGGTGAAATAAACTACGGTATATCCATCCAATGGGAAATAGTAGCTGCTACAGTGTATTTACTGAAATGGGGGACTATATACATAATGCACTATTACGTAAAACAACCCGGTtacaaacattatatataattttatcccctttcttttcttttttttaaattttttttttattttaacgttttatttatttttgagacagggagagacagagcatgaacaggggagggtcagagagagggagacacagaatctgaagcaggctccaggctctgagctgtcagcacagagcccgacgcggggctcgaactcacagaccgcgagatcatgacctgagccgaagtcggccgcttaaccgactgagccacccaggcgccccatatcccctttattttctaagaaaagtaCATGTGTATGCATAAAAAATACGAGCATCAAAATATTAATGGTTTTCTCTGAATTGTAGAGTAATGGGTGATCTATATTCTTTATCCTTAGTagtttcattttccaaatgtagCTAttaagaaagggggaagggaggtttTCTCATGTGTGTCCTTAAGCCCTTGAAAATGTATATGGATTCTCAACCAGAAAATTCTTGCTTTGTATCTGACATTTTATCTTACTCTAAGTTGAGCCAACTTCTTCTTGGGTGGAAGGATAATGAGTGGGAATAGACGATAACCCCCATTTCAGCAACTTGTCACACCCTATCACCACTGTTTcttaagcttgaaaaaaaaaggaagaaagaaaaactttcagtAAAATACAACCACccaatggctcagtcagttaatcgtttgactcttgatataggcttaggtcatgatctcacagttgtgagtttgagccccacaatgggctctgcactgatagcagataGCTGATAGAGAAGAGcccgctggggattctctctctctctctctctctctctctgtctctctctctgtctctgcctcacacTCTGCTTATACTCTCTCTGTTTTAgcagagataaaataaataataaataaaataaataaatcaacttaaaaaaaaataaccacccAAAGTGccagaactttctttctttttttttaaaaaaattttttaacgtttatttatttttgagacagagagagacagagcatgaacgggggagggtcagagagaaggagacacagaatccaaaacaggcttcaggctctgagctgtcagcacagagcccaatgcggagctcgaacccatggaccgcgagatcatgacctgagcagaagtcggacatcCAACCAACTGGCGCCCCCAGAACTTTCTTTAAAGACATGTTTTTCTGGTACTATGAAATTAACATATCTATAGCTCTTAAAAATGgtaacccggggcgcctgggtggcgcagttggttgggcgtcctacttcagccgggtcacgatctcgcgctccgtgagttcgagccccgcctcgggctctgggctgatggctcagagcctggagcctgtttccgattctgtgtctccctctctctctgcccctcccccgttcatgctctgtctctctctgtcccaaaaacaaataaacgttgaaaaaaaaaattaaaaaaaatggtaacccAATCATTTTTCTAAGAActttcatttctcaaaagaatTGGCAGATGAATGCTACAAATAATCTGCATAAAAATTAATGCTTCAAAATACATCAGTAGCAACTCACCTCCAATGAATCCAATGTACAAGTAAAGTTCCTGTACAGTGTTGGAGAAAGAAGCTGCAATCAAGCCACAGCCTGACAAGCAGCCACCAACAATCATGGTTGGACGACTGCCATATTTATTCACCAGGATACTGCTGATAGGACCTGGGAGACAGCGAGTAACTCAGTAACATAGAGGAGAAGCCCCCCACTCCCATCCACACCTGCACAAGGCATTACTGACATGAAAGGATGCCAAGACATAAGTACCCCACCCcacaaaataaacagatgaaacAGAAGACACTGGTAAGAAATAGTGCTTTCTATTTTATATCAGAGTTACAGGTTTGTGTAATGGGAAAAATCTAGCATTGATTGTACATCTATACACTTACAACATACTGGATGGATTTTAACTGAAGTATGGAAGACCTAACCTATCTCCTTTAAGGCAAAATAGGCTGCAAATAAGTATTTATAGGATTCTTCATGTATCTAGGATATtactgacatatatatatgtagtaagtttgctctgtttttaattttttagatgatCATCTGGAGCAAATGCACATGAACATGATGAGATGTATGAGCCTGATCAAACTTCTGACTTTAGAGCATATTTTCAAGTTAGCTAAAAGGTACTTTGTTTCtcagagaaaacaacaaaaccaaaacagaactaCAAAACAAGAATGCCTACCATCACCACTTTTcttcaacattatactggaggTCCGAGCCAGCGCAGTaagaggggggggggaaaggtgtaaggaaaggaagaaaccaaactatcagtatttgcaaaagatatgTTAGTCtatcttaaaattttgaaaaaaaaaaaaaaacacctaccaATAAACTATTGGAAGTATTAAGAGTTTAGCAAGGATATatgattaaaacataaaacatcagTTGACATTCCATATACCAGCAATCACACATAATCATTTTTAGTGAAAGTTATCCTTCATAATGATATCTGCTTTGCAATATAACTGAGCTAACAGCTCACAGTTGTATGTAGCCTTTATTgttaaagggaatgaaaaatatgACTCAAATCGCATAGCCTCAAAAACTAACATTTCAAGTATCTTACACAGAAAGGCATCAAGAACAAAAAGTATTCAATATGGGGTTTTTGTCCACCTTTTGAAAGCTAAAAGAACAGGCCTTCTGGGTACTTACCTCCAGCATACATGACAGCGAACATAATAGAAGAGATCCATGACACTTCGCTGGTGCTGgcattaaatatttcttcaatttctttgtaaaatacagaaatagattTGCCAAATGCACAAGAGAAGCCAATGGAAATAAAAGCTCCAGTAACCACTGCCCAACCCCAGCCTCCATCTGGGGGGCTGGGTCGAACTGGACCTCCATTTGATGGTGACATTGTAAGTGAAGATGAATTCCAAAATGCAGTGCAGATCCAAATATCTAAaggatatgaaattaaaatagtacATAACAAGTAGGTCAATAAAAAGCACTTCCATAAAACCCCTTAAACTTATgttataaaataagtgaaaagctTTTCAATAGTACTTGTACTCTGTGAACACAGTAGAAAAAGTTCAAGAGTTAGAGTATTGCCCCCAATTTTTATAGGCTTGAAGTTAAAAACTCATCACCACTTGAACTGTATGCCCAAGCCCTTTCAatccttttcaataaatgttttgctttttcaaatttataaacataCCTGTTTTAATAATAGATTAGTAATTTTCCACATTACCAGAGATAACTAAATAACTCATCTGACTTATCTGCATGCAAAACTCACAAATACTCACACTATAAAAGTTTCACAACGTagtatttcctttataatttctctcctttctcaaacTATATTCTCCAATACTCACCTGGTTTTTATGTTCCTAGAATTTATAGGCTAACTTAAAAGTGTcaggaagggggcacctgggtggctcagtcagttgagcatccggcttcaggtcaggtcatgatctcgaagtttgtgagttcgagctccacatcggatTCACTGCTGttagcctgtcagcacagagcccacttcagatcctctgtccccctctctctgcccttcccccacttgtgctctccccaaaataaatattaaaaaaaaattcaggaaggaCATACTAGTATCCCATAAAACTCACTAGATATATGgcaactttccttccttccttccttccttccttccttccttccttccttccttcctctcactctctttctttctttctttctttctttctttctttctttctttctttctttctttcttttctttcttcttagatTATGCAACATGCAAgcgggtgagaggggcagagggggaaaaagagagggagagagagaatctgaagcaggattcactctcagtgtggagcttgttgtggggctcgatcccacaaacctgggatcatgacctaaacccaAACTGAgagtcggccactcaactgactgagcctcccaggcaccccagacatacagcaattctttaaaaagttctttccactttggggctattatgaataatgctgctatgaaattTTGTGCACAGTCTTTTGTGTGGACAGGTTTTCAATTCTTTCAATTCATTTTTACTTAGTAAAaatgctaggtcatatggtaattctgtttaacattttgagaaactgccaaactctttttttttttttttgcaaaatggctgcaccattttacaattccaccagcaatgtatgaaagttccaatttttctacatcaTCACTAACATTGTTTATGTCTATGATTTCTAACTATCCTAATGTGTGTGAAGTGGTAACTCATcgttattttgattttcatttctctagtaactactgatgctgagcatctttcatgtgcttattggccatctgtataacttctttggatatatgtctttggagaagtgtcttctttggagaaatgtctattcaaattctttgactaagatcatgatcttagccaaagttggacgcttaaccaactgagccactcaggtgccccctgattactgtagctttatactgttttatttattttaattttattttttaaagtttatttatttactttgagggggtggggcagagagagagagagagagagagagagagagagaaataatcccaagcaatttctgggctgtcagtgcagagccagatgtggggcttgatcccaagaaatctgagatcctgacttgagttgaaatcaagagtcagatgctcaactgactgagccacccaggtgcctcactaagttttaaaatgaagaagCATAAGTCCTCCACTTTTGTTCTGTTCCAAGGTAGTTTTGATGACTCTGAGttcttgcatttttatataaagtttaggATCAGTTGTCAATTTCTgccaaagggggtggggggaaaggctgAGATGTTGAGAAGGACAATGTTGAATGTAGATTTGGGGAGTAATgccatcttaataatattaagcCTTCTGGTCTTCTGATCTAGAACACAGgaagttttttcatttatttaagacttctttcagcaatgttttgaaGATTTCTGTGTACATGTCTTGAACctccttgtttaaatttattcctgaataCTTTACTATTTTTGATGGTATTGTAAATTgattgttgattgttttcttacttttgcttttggattTTTCATTGGTGGTGTATTGTCATATAATTAGTTTTTGAATATGAATCTTGCATCTTACAAACTTAACTCATTCATTACTTCTAACAGATTTATGTGTCGATGTGCGTggattctttaagattttctgtatataagatcaTGCCATCTCTGAtaattttacatcttcctttaCAATGtgaatgctttgtttttttcattgcaTCATTAGCCTGGATaaaacctccagtacaatgtgaAATAGAAGTCATgcgagtggacatccttgtcttatttttgaccttagaggaaaagattTTATTAGCTCACCATGAAGTATGATGTTAcctatgtttttggttttttgttttgttttggttcgGTTTTTTTGTAGATTATCTTTATTAAGCTTGGGAGTTTCATTCTATTTCTAAtcgttgagtgtttttatcatgaaagtgcATTGGATTATGTCAAATGCATTGTTTAAGTCTATTAAGAGGATCGTGTGGTTTTggtctttatttcattaatatggTTTGGCATACtgactgatttttatatgttgatctgCATATGAATTCCCATGTTCATGAGCTAAATTCTGTTTGTCATGATATATAACccattttatatgctgttgaattcagtttaatCCTATTTGGTTGAGAATTTTTACTATATTAGTAAAGGATagtggtttgtagttttctttccttgtggtaTCTtcggttttggtatcagggtaattctggcttcaaAGAACAAGCTGGGAAATGTTCCCTTCTTTACTATTTTCTGGAAGAGCTTGTAAAGGATTGGTgttagttcttctttaaatgtttcacaGAATTTACTGGTGAGGCCATCTGGGTTTCCAGTTTTCCTTGTGGGACTTTTTGATGACTACCTCAATCTCTTTAcaataggtctattcagatttacTTGAGTCactttggtagttttttttttttttttaacttttatttatttttgaaacagagagagtatgaatgggggagggtcagagagagagggagacacagaatctgaaacaggctccaggctctgagctgtcagcgcagagcccaacgcagggctcaaactcacggacggtgagatcatgacctgagctgaagtcggacactcaaccaactgagccacctaggcacccctggtagttttttttttttaaatataaatttgttaatttcatttaggttttataatttttttagcatatttatagtatttctttacaatcctttttttatttctgtaatgatATACAAAGAGTTTAGTCAACCAGGAACAGTCCTCACAAGACTGCCCACACTTTTAACAGCAATTGTAAATTTGGTAGGGAAAACCGTGAAGTGTTTCCAAAA is a genomic window containing:
- the LOC123598468 gene encoding monocarboxylate transporter 1-like isoform X1 translates to MSPSNGGPVRPSPPDGGWGWAVVTGAFISIGFSCAFGKSISVFYKEIEEIFNASTSEVSWISSIMFAVMYAGGPISSILVNKYGSRPTMIVGGCLSGCGLIAASFSNTVQELYLYIGFIGGLGLAFNLNPALTMIGKYFYKRRPLANGLAMAGSPVFLSTLAPLNQAFFGIFGWRGSFLILGGLLLNCCVAGALMRPIGPLPTNAGKDRSKESLQDAGRSDVEKGTNNASTDFNGRNPKDKKQSVFQRINKVIDLSLFTHRGFLLYLSGNVVMAFGLATPLVFLSNYGKSKHYSSEKAAFLLSILSFVDIVARPSMGLVANTKWIRPRVQYFFAASIIANGVCHLLAPLSSSYIGFCVYAGFLGFAFGWFSSVLFETLMDLVGPQRFSSAVGLVTIVECCPVLLGPPLLGRLNDIYGDYKYTYWACGVILIIAGIYLFIGMGINYRLVAKEQKAEKQQKKEGKEKPKEVIKAADSRG
- the LOC123598468 gene encoding monocarboxylate transporter 1-like isoform X2, which translates into the protein MDLFYYVRCHVCWSIMLKKSGDGPISSILVNKYGSRPTMIVGGCLSGCGLIAASFSNTVQELYLYIGFIGGLGLAFNLNPALTMIGKYFYKRRPLANGLAMAGSPVFLSTLAPLNQAFFGIFGWRGSFLILGGLLLNCCVAGALMRPIGPLPTNAGKDRSKESLQDAGRSDVEKGTNNASTDFNGRNPKDKKQSVFQRINKVIDLSLFTHRGFLLYLSGNVVMAFGLATPLVFLSNYGKSKHYSSEKAAFLLSILSFVDIVARPSMGLVANTKWIRPRVQYFFAASIIANGVCHLLAPLSSSYIGFCVYAGFLGFAFGWFSSVLFETLMDLVGPQRFSSAVGLVTIVECCPVLLGPPLLGRLNDIYGDYKYTYWACGVILIIAGIYLFIGMGINYRLVAKEQKAEKQQKKEGKEKPKEVIKAADSRG